Proteins encoded in a region of the Takifugu flavidus isolate HTHZ2018 chromosome 8, ASM371156v2, whole genome shotgun sequence genome:
- the pard6b gene encoding partitioning defective 6 homolog beta, with protein MNKSHRVPSNRSLSTVEVKSKFGAEFRRFSLDRSKPGRFNEFYGLLQHVHHIPNVELLVGYADVHGDLLPINNDDNYCKAISTASPLLRLFLQRKEEADYTKFGMTSKKSTGISAVLLRPDANKKKTPVIISFPRDFRPVSSIIDVDILPETHRRVRLYKHGQEKPLGFYIRDGSSVRVTPQGLEKVPGIFISRMVPGGLAESTGLLAVNDEVLEVNGIEVAGKSLDQVTDMMIANSHNLIITVKPANQRNNVVRSGGGGGGGMASGSSGRSSDSGASYCGHSGLGNTASMPLHIIQNFPDGEELESDDDDEDLVIEADGEAEHIGCTPPTYSMPSLPHYEPHLDLRTAATSDMSLNSNGNVLVSGSSRALSNANATFTSPSDNALERPTLEEEGTVITL; from the exons ATGAACAAGAGCCACCGAGTCCCGAGCAACCGTTCTCTGAGTACAGTCGAGGTGAAGAGCAAG TTTGGTGCAGAGTTTCGTCGCTTCTCGCTCGATCGGTCAAAACCGGGTCGCTTCAATGAGTTCTATGGCCTTCTGCAGCATGTTCATCATATCCCAAATGTGGAGCTTTTGGTGGGCTATGCTGATGTGCATGGTGACCTGCTGCCCATCAACAACGATGATAATTATTGTAAAGCCATCTCCACTGCCAGCCCTCTCCTCAGGTTGTTTCTGCAGAGGAAAG AAGAAGCTGATTACACAAAATTTGGCATGACCAGCAAGAAAAGCACGGGAATCTCCGCTGTGCTTTTACGACCTGAtgccaacaaaaaaaagacaccgGTGATCATCAGTTTCCCAAGAGACTTCCGCCCCGTCTCATCCATCATAGACGTGGACATCCTTCCCGAGACTCACCGGCGTGTTCGCCTATACAAACACGGCCAGGAAAAACCTCTGGGCTTCTACATACGTGATGGCTCCAGTGTGAGAGTCACTCCACAAGGGTTAGAAAAAGTCCCTGGTATCTTTATCTCTCGTATGGTGCCTGGTGGCCTGGCAGAAAGCACGGGTCTATTGGCAGTGAATGATGAAGTGCTAGAGGTGAATGGCATAGAGGTAGCTGGAAAGTCTCTTGACCAGGTGACAGACATGATGATCGCTAACAGCCACAATCTTATTATCACTGTCAAGCCTGCCAACCAGAGAAACAATGTAGTTcgcagcggaggaggaggaggaggaggcatggCATCTGGCAGCTCGGGACGCTCCTCAGACAGTGGCGCCAGTTATTGTGGCCATAGTGGACTTGGCAATACAGCTTCCATGCCTTTGCACATCATCCAGAACTTCCCTGATGGAGAAGAGCTGGAAAGtgatgacgacgacgaagaCCTGGTGATTGAAGCCGATGGTGAAGCCGAACACATTGGATGCACCCCCCCCACTTACAGCATGCCCTCATTACCTCACTACGAGCCACACCTGGACCTGCGCACAGCTGCAACATCTGACATGTCCCTTAATTCCAATGGAAACGTACTGGTAAGTGGTAGCAGTAGAGCACTGAGCAACGCCAATGCCACATTCACATCGCCGTCTGATAACGCATTGGAAAGGCCTaccctggaggaggaaggaactGTAATAACTCTCTAG
- the adnpb gene encoding activity-dependent neuroprotector homeobox b isoform X2, whose translation MFQLPVNNIVSLRKARKNVKKVLGDIGLEFCRDHLEDYKDFTPPEVYIKHTSWEDVCMWEPSHTKAQDYRSKPFCCSGCLFSSKYFSAYKSHFRNVHSEDFENNILLNCPYCTYNGDKKTLETHVKFFHMPNNVARQGSGGVVVAAGGFTLKDGLLKRTAESVEQAVYYCKKCTYRDPLYNVVRKHIYREHFHQVAQPYIVKPGEKTHVQNCGSQINNTNNVAGNQIHCKKCLFVPKTYEALVQHVIEDHERIGYQVTAMIGHTSVIVPRPKPLIVTPLKMQGEKTIIGMGPKGAVMATTRSPSSQNPSYINAASKTGFKSSLLPGTKHDAVRLKNVSAQPLSAGSQQVRITLAGNSQVPVPLQSQAAKRVISGASLKGSGMIGGSLSLKSNSLGTRVQAAATTVASVMAKKGGSSVLGTSYTQKWKICTICNELFPENVYSSHFEKEHKAEKVLAVANYIMKIHNFTSKCLYCNRYLPSDTLLNHMLIHGLSCPHCRATFNDVEKMVTHMRLSHPNESVGPHTGSPLTFDLTLQQGNPKNVQLIVTTYNMRDAPEESVAFHAQNTNNSIVSLSASLISGKRLMPQLPTKTLGTADGTPTKIAPQASVPYKRDVGKTLCPLCFSILKGPISDSLAHHLRERHQVIQTVHPVEKKLTYKCIHCLGVYTSNMTASTITLHLVHCRGVGKSQNGQDSKDAHYSRVQSSALKRINLDSLITNEPKRRRAGPPGERAKPGDSNGPFIIEKDPDEPVLLALDPKGYENETYESRKTFLTQYFNKAPYPTQQEVEKLAASLWLWKSDITSHFLNKRRQCIQECESRNASVLLGFSMHEVNKVSHKLVFCEDGTYEGRHCRRRTSKMCIGVSQQALHRHRERVGASTAGVLLHQGTASETLERTKAQTFPLPSKTDQTKTINDSLPQRLPLNTPEPIPIASDSDEDERQQECNDEGQDLHPCADRGLTEARIKAGLRNLSEFHMSDDEEHVENGLGVLESSEVKADKGKDTMPIIIPKFVPSSTRGSSDRGQLGKQV comes from the exons ATGTTCCAGCTGCCAGTCAATAACATTGTGAGTCTGCGCAAAGCAAGGAAAAATGTCAAGAAGGTCCTGGGGGACATTGGCTTAGAGTTTTGTCGGGATCACCTTGAG GACTATAAAGACTTTACTCCTCCAGAGGTGTACATAAAGCACACATCATGGGaagatgtgtgtatgtgggaaCCTTCACATACCAAAGCCCAG GATTACAGATCAAAgcctttctgctgctctggctgtCTCTTCTCATCAAAGTACTTCTCTGCATACAAGAGCCACTTCCGTAATGTTCATAGTGAGGACTTTGAAAACAACATCTTGCTCAACTGCCCATATTGTACTTACAATGGCGACAAAAAGACTCTGGAAACACATGTCAAATTTTTCCACATGCCAAATAACGTGGCACGGCAAGGTTCTGGTGGAGTAGTGGTGGCCGCGGGTGGGTTCACGTTGAAGGATGGATTGCTGAAAAGGACTGCTGAAAGTGTGGAACAGGCAGTATATTACTGCAAAAAGTGCACTTATAGGGATCCTTTGTACAATGTTGTGAGGAAGCACATTTATCGGGAACATTTCCACCAAGTGGCCCAGCCTTACATTGTAAAACCAGGGGAGAAGACCCATGTTCAGAATTGTGGATCGCAGATTAATAATACAAACAATGTTGCTGGAAACCAAATACACTGCAAGAAGTGTTTATTTGTTCCAAAGACCTATGAAGCACTTGTCCAGCATGTCATTGAGGACCACGAGAGAATTGGATACCAAGTCACTGCCATGATTGGGCACACCAGTGTAATAGTTCCCCGTCCTAAACCTTTAATCGTGACCCCGCTTAAAATGCAAGGTGAAAAAACCATCATTGGGATGGGCCCTAAGGGTGCAGTGATGGCCACCACCAGATCTCCCAGCTCACAGAATCCGAGTTACATAAATGCTGCATCGAAGACAGGCTTCAAGTCAAGTCTTCTACCTGGGACAAAACACGATGCAGTGAGATTAAAGAATGTGAGCGCTCAGCCTTTGTCTGCAGGCAgtcagcaagtgaggataactTTGGCAGGAAATTCCCAGGTTCCTGTTCCGTTGCAGTCGCAAGCAGCAAAACGGGTCATTTCTGGTGCAAGTCTGAAGGGTTCAGGTATGATCGGGGGTTCTTTATCACTCAAGTCCAACTCATTGGGTACGCGTGTTCAGGCTGCAGCAACTACTGTAGCCTCCGTCATGGCCAAGAAAGGCGGTTCCTCGGTCCTGGGTACATCATACACTCAGAAGTGGAAGATTTGCACGATCTGCAACGAGCTTTTTCCGGAGAATGTTTACAGTTCTCATTTTGAGAAGGAGCATAAAGCCGAGAAGGTTTTGGCCGTAGCCAACTACATCATGAAGATCCACAACTTTACCAGCAAATGTCTTTACTGTAACCGATATCTCCCCAGTGACACGTTGCTAAACCACATGCTGATTCACGGTCTTTCTTGTCCACATTGCCGTGCAACCTTCAACGATGTTGAGAAGATGGTGACGCACATGCGATTGTCACACCCAAATGAGAGCGTAGGCCCACATACAGGCTCTCCCTTAACATTTGACCTTACACTGCAGCAGGGAAATCCTAAGAACGTTCAGTTGATTGTGACTACTTACAACATGAGGGATGCCCCAGAGGAATCTGTAGCATTTCATgctcaaaacacaaacaattcTATTGTATCTTTGTCTGCCTCACTGATTTCAGGGAAGCGGTTAATGCCTCAGCTGCCAACCAAAACTTTGGGGACTGCGGATGGGACTCCAACTAAGATTGCCCCACAGGCATCTGTGCCATACAAGAGAGATGTTGGAAAGACACTGTGTCCACTTTGTTTCTCTATACTCAAGGGACCCATCTCAGATTCACTGGCACATCacctgagagagagacatcagGTAATCCAGACTGTTCACCCTGTAGAAAAGAAATTGACCTACAAGTGTATCCACTGCTTGGGAGTTTATACCAGTAATATGACCGcttccaccatcactctccatTTGGTGCACTGTCGAGGTGTAGGAAAATCCCAGAATGGACAGGACAGTAAAGATGCTCATTATTCTCGGGTCCAAAGCAGTGCCCTTAAACGCATCAACCTTGACAGCTTGATTACTAACGAACCAAAACGTAGAAGAGCAGGACCCCCCGGAGAAAGAGCCAAACCAGGAGACAGTAATGGTCCGTTCATAATTGAAAAAGATCCAGATGAACCTGTACTTCTAGCTCTTGACCCAAAAGGATATGAAAATGAAACCTATGAATCTAGAAAAACATTTCTAACGCAGTACTTCAATAAGGCACCATATCCCACACAACAGGAGGTGGAAAAGCTGGCTGCAAGCCTTTGGCTGTGGAAATCTGACATTACCAGTCACTTTCTCAATAAAAGGAGGCAGTGCATACAGGAATGTGAATCTCGGAATGCCAGTgtgttgctgggtttcagtatgCATGAAGTGAACAAAGTGAGCCACAAACTGGTGTTCTGTGAGGACGGGACTTACGAGGGCAGACACTGCAGGAGGCGGACCTCGAAGATGTGCATTGGTGTGTCGCAGCAGGCTCTCCACAGACACAGGGAACGTGTCGGAGCCAGTACCGCTGGGGTGCTGTTGCACCAGGGAACAGCAAGTGAAACATTGGAACGTACTAAAGCTCAAACATTTCCACTTCCATCAAAAACGGACCAAACCAAGACAATCAATGACAGTTTACCACAGCGGCTGCCTCTAAACACTCCTGAGCCCATTCCCATCGCCTCTGACAGCGACGAGGACGAGCGCCAACAGGAGTGTAATGACGAAGGGCAGGACCTACACCCCTGTGCTGACAGAGGACTGACTGAGGCTAGAATAAAAGCGGGGCTCAGAAACCTCTCAGAGTTTCATATGTCTGATGATGAGGAGCACGTAGAAAACGGACTTGGAGTTTTAGAGAGCTCAGAAGTAAAAGCTGATAAAGGAAAAGATACTATGCCAATCATTATTCCCAAATTTGTGCCATCATCTACAAGGGGTAGTAGTGACAGGGGCCAACTGGGCAAACAGGTTTGA
- the adnpb gene encoding activity-dependent neuroprotector homeobox b isoform X1: MDQSAASFFHFNFWGVDWVLISPLYKVETMFQLPVNNIVSLRKARKNVKKVLGDIGLEFCRDHLEDYKDFTPPEVYIKHTSWEDVCMWEPSHTKAQDYRSKPFCCSGCLFSSKYFSAYKSHFRNVHSEDFENNILLNCPYCTYNGDKKTLETHVKFFHMPNNVARQGSGGVVVAAGGFTLKDGLLKRTAESVEQAVYYCKKCTYRDPLYNVVRKHIYREHFHQVAQPYIVKPGEKTHVQNCGSQINNTNNVAGNQIHCKKCLFVPKTYEALVQHVIEDHERIGYQVTAMIGHTSVIVPRPKPLIVTPLKMQGEKTIIGMGPKGAVMATTRSPSSQNPSYINAASKTGFKSSLLPGTKHDAVRLKNVSAQPLSAGSQQVRITLAGNSQVPVPLQSQAAKRVISGASLKGSGMIGGSLSLKSNSLGTRVQAAATTVASVMAKKGGSSVLGTSYTQKWKICTICNELFPENVYSSHFEKEHKAEKVLAVANYIMKIHNFTSKCLYCNRYLPSDTLLNHMLIHGLSCPHCRATFNDVEKMVTHMRLSHPNESVGPHTGSPLTFDLTLQQGNPKNVQLIVTTYNMRDAPEESVAFHAQNTNNSIVSLSASLISGKRLMPQLPTKTLGTADGTPTKIAPQASVPYKRDVGKTLCPLCFSILKGPISDSLAHHLRERHQVIQTVHPVEKKLTYKCIHCLGVYTSNMTASTITLHLVHCRGVGKSQNGQDSKDAHYSRVQSSALKRINLDSLITNEPKRRRAGPPGERAKPGDSNGPFIIEKDPDEPVLLALDPKGYENETYESRKTFLTQYFNKAPYPTQQEVEKLAASLWLWKSDITSHFLNKRRQCIQECESRNASVLLGFSMHEVNKVSHKLVFCEDGTYEGRHCRRRTSKMCIGVSQQALHRHRERVGASTAGVLLHQGTASETLERTKAQTFPLPSKTDQTKTINDSLPQRLPLNTPEPIPIASDSDEDERQQECNDEGQDLHPCADRGLTEARIKAGLRNLSEFHMSDDEEHVENGLGVLESSEVKADKGKDTMPIIIPKFVPSSTRGSSDRGQLGKQV; encoded by the exons atggaccagtctgctgcatcattttttcactttaattttTGGGGTGTCGATTGGGtgttgatttcccccctctataag GTGGAGACAATGTTCCAGCTGCCAGTCAATAACATTGTGAGTCTGCGCAAAGCAAGGAAAAATGTCAAGAAGGTCCTGGGGGACATTGGCTTAGAGTTTTGTCGGGATCACCTTGAG GACTATAAAGACTTTACTCCTCCAGAGGTGTACATAAAGCACACATCATGGGaagatgtgtgtatgtgggaaCCTTCACATACCAAAGCCCAG GATTACAGATCAAAgcctttctgctgctctggctgtCTCTTCTCATCAAAGTACTTCTCTGCATACAAGAGCCACTTCCGTAATGTTCATAGTGAGGACTTTGAAAACAACATCTTGCTCAACTGCCCATATTGTACTTACAATGGCGACAAAAAGACTCTGGAAACACATGTCAAATTTTTCCACATGCCAAATAACGTGGCACGGCAAGGTTCTGGTGGAGTAGTGGTGGCCGCGGGTGGGTTCACGTTGAAGGATGGATTGCTGAAAAGGACTGCTGAAAGTGTGGAACAGGCAGTATATTACTGCAAAAAGTGCACTTATAGGGATCCTTTGTACAATGTTGTGAGGAAGCACATTTATCGGGAACATTTCCACCAAGTGGCCCAGCCTTACATTGTAAAACCAGGGGAGAAGACCCATGTTCAGAATTGTGGATCGCAGATTAATAATACAAACAATGTTGCTGGAAACCAAATACACTGCAAGAAGTGTTTATTTGTTCCAAAGACCTATGAAGCACTTGTCCAGCATGTCATTGAGGACCACGAGAGAATTGGATACCAAGTCACTGCCATGATTGGGCACACCAGTGTAATAGTTCCCCGTCCTAAACCTTTAATCGTGACCCCGCTTAAAATGCAAGGTGAAAAAACCATCATTGGGATGGGCCCTAAGGGTGCAGTGATGGCCACCACCAGATCTCCCAGCTCACAGAATCCGAGTTACATAAATGCTGCATCGAAGACAGGCTTCAAGTCAAGTCTTCTACCTGGGACAAAACACGATGCAGTGAGATTAAAGAATGTGAGCGCTCAGCCTTTGTCTGCAGGCAgtcagcaagtgaggataactTTGGCAGGAAATTCCCAGGTTCCTGTTCCGTTGCAGTCGCAAGCAGCAAAACGGGTCATTTCTGGTGCAAGTCTGAAGGGTTCAGGTATGATCGGGGGTTCTTTATCACTCAAGTCCAACTCATTGGGTACGCGTGTTCAGGCTGCAGCAACTACTGTAGCCTCCGTCATGGCCAAGAAAGGCGGTTCCTCGGTCCTGGGTACATCATACACTCAGAAGTGGAAGATTTGCACGATCTGCAACGAGCTTTTTCCGGAGAATGTTTACAGTTCTCATTTTGAGAAGGAGCATAAAGCCGAGAAGGTTTTGGCCGTAGCCAACTACATCATGAAGATCCACAACTTTACCAGCAAATGTCTTTACTGTAACCGATATCTCCCCAGTGACACGTTGCTAAACCACATGCTGATTCACGGTCTTTCTTGTCCACATTGCCGTGCAACCTTCAACGATGTTGAGAAGATGGTGACGCACATGCGATTGTCACACCCAAATGAGAGCGTAGGCCCACATACAGGCTCTCCCTTAACATTTGACCTTACACTGCAGCAGGGAAATCCTAAGAACGTTCAGTTGATTGTGACTACTTACAACATGAGGGATGCCCCAGAGGAATCTGTAGCATTTCATgctcaaaacacaaacaattcTATTGTATCTTTGTCTGCCTCACTGATTTCAGGGAAGCGGTTAATGCCTCAGCTGCCAACCAAAACTTTGGGGACTGCGGATGGGACTCCAACTAAGATTGCCCCACAGGCATCTGTGCCATACAAGAGAGATGTTGGAAAGACACTGTGTCCACTTTGTTTCTCTATACTCAAGGGACCCATCTCAGATTCACTGGCACATCacctgagagagagacatcagGTAATCCAGACTGTTCACCCTGTAGAAAAGAAATTGACCTACAAGTGTATCCACTGCTTGGGAGTTTATACCAGTAATATGACCGcttccaccatcactctccatTTGGTGCACTGTCGAGGTGTAGGAAAATCCCAGAATGGACAGGACAGTAAAGATGCTCATTATTCTCGGGTCCAAAGCAGTGCCCTTAAACGCATCAACCTTGACAGCTTGATTACTAACGAACCAAAACGTAGAAGAGCAGGACCCCCCGGAGAAAGAGCCAAACCAGGAGACAGTAATGGTCCGTTCATAATTGAAAAAGATCCAGATGAACCTGTACTTCTAGCTCTTGACCCAAAAGGATATGAAAATGAAACCTATGAATCTAGAAAAACATTTCTAACGCAGTACTTCAATAAGGCACCATATCCCACACAACAGGAGGTGGAAAAGCTGGCTGCAAGCCTTTGGCTGTGGAAATCTGACATTACCAGTCACTTTCTCAATAAAAGGAGGCAGTGCATACAGGAATGTGAATCTCGGAATGCCAGTgtgttgctgggtttcagtatgCATGAAGTGAACAAAGTGAGCCACAAACTGGTGTTCTGTGAGGACGGGACTTACGAGGGCAGACACTGCAGGAGGCGGACCTCGAAGATGTGCATTGGTGTGTCGCAGCAGGCTCTCCACAGACACAGGGAACGTGTCGGAGCCAGTACCGCTGGGGTGCTGTTGCACCAGGGAACAGCAAGTGAAACATTGGAACGTACTAAAGCTCAAACATTTCCACTTCCATCAAAAACGGACCAAACCAAGACAATCAATGACAGTTTACCACAGCGGCTGCCTCTAAACACTCCTGAGCCCATTCCCATCGCCTCTGACAGCGACGAGGACGAGCGCCAACAGGAGTGTAATGACGAAGGGCAGGACCTACACCCCTGTGCTGACAGAGGACTGACTGAGGCTAGAATAAAAGCGGGGCTCAGAAACCTCTCAGAGTTTCATATGTCTGATGATGAGGAGCACGTAGAAAACGGACTTGGAGTTTTAGAGAGCTCAGAAGTAAAAGCTGATAAAGGAAAAGATACTATGCCAATCATTATTCCCAAATTTGTGCCATCATCTACAAGGGGTAGTAGTGACAGGGGCCAACTGGGCAAACAGGTTTGA